A part of Nocardioides sp. WS12 genomic DNA contains:
- a CDS encoding DUF4334 domain-containing protein, with translation MSAGTNAAATLAELEHGTDPETALAFFDSLPAVSCDELRGRYRGRELLTGHPMDGLLEASGWYGKQFDDADHVHPLLFQGRGGEVFAVEPRKVPLGIAPRIPSAVVDRSQGAVGALKAALRTKKHRARLRAVEYRGVVTAAMVYDHLPIIDVFRRVDADTLLGVMDLRDSAPYVFVLQLDVRN, from the coding sequence ATGAGCGCCGGGACGAACGCCGCCGCGACGCTCGCCGAGCTCGAGCACGGGACCGACCCGGAGACGGCGCTCGCCTTCTTCGACTCGCTGCCCGCTGTGAGCTGCGACGAACTCCGCGGGAGGTATCGCGGCCGCGAACTGCTGACCGGTCACCCGATGGACGGCCTGCTCGAGGCGTCGGGTTGGTACGGCAAGCAGTTCGACGACGCCGACCACGTGCACCCGCTGCTGTTCCAGGGGCGTGGGGGAGAGGTCTTCGCGGTCGAGCCGCGCAAGGTGCCGCTCGGCATCGCGCCCCGGATTCCCTCGGCAGTCGTCGACCGCTCCCAGGGAGCCGTCGGTGCGCTCAAGGCGGCCCTGCGGACCAAGAAGCATCGGGCCCGGCTCCGGGCCGTGGAGTACCGCGGCGTCGTCACCGCGGCCATGGTCTACGACCACCTGCCGATCATCGACGTCTTCCGTCGGGTCGACGCCGACACCCTGCTGGGCGTGATGGACCTGCGTGACTCTGCGCCGTACGTCTTCGTTCTTCAACTCGACGTCCGGAACTGA
- a CDS encoding GMC family oxidoreductase, which translates to MSSDKTHDYDVIVVGSGFGGSVTALRLTEKGYRVGVLEAGRRWNAEDLPKTNWNLRKSIWAPRLGLTGPQRISLLGKCLVFSGSGVGGGSLIYGNTLYEPLPAFYDDKAWAHITDWQVELAPYYDQAKRMLGVVENPRTGPKDDLLLQVARDRGVADTFHKTQVGVFFNEGHEGAEVEDPYFGGAGPRRSGCIHCSECFTGCKHNAKNTTDKNYLYLAEQNGAEVHPLTTVTSVRKDGDGYVVETERSNGKLRKGRRTFTAQQVVFAAAALGTQKLLHQLRDDGTLPELSPRLGELTRSNSEAIIGVQSQSRHDFAQGVAITSSIHPEEQTHVEVCTYGKGQNSLFAQTVPMVDGGAFRFLRFLLTVVLHPVVMLRSMDLRRASERSVILLVMQSLDNSLTSFLKGGRLTTKQGSGEPNPDWIPLAHEIAREYAAKADADPGNIAADIFNIPATAHYIGGCTIGDSSTTGVIDPYQRVYGYPGLHIADGSAITANLGVNPSLTITAQAERAMAFWPNKGEQDARPALGAAYQRIAAVSPKAPVVPATAPGALRVSA; encoded by the coding sequence ATGAGCAGTGACAAGACGCACGACTACGACGTCATCGTCGTCGGCTCCGGCTTCGGCGGGAGCGTGACCGCGTTGCGCCTCACGGAGAAGGGCTACCGGGTCGGCGTACTCGAGGCGGGCCGACGCTGGAACGCGGAAGACCTCCCGAAGACCAACTGGAACCTCCGCAAGTCCATCTGGGCGCCGCGGCTCGGTCTCACCGGGCCGCAGCGGATCAGCCTGCTCGGCAAGTGCCTGGTCTTCAGCGGCTCGGGCGTCGGCGGCGGCTCCCTGATCTACGGCAACACGCTCTACGAGCCGCTCCCCGCGTTCTACGACGACAAGGCATGGGCGCACATCACGGACTGGCAGGTCGAGCTGGCGCCGTACTACGACCAGGCGAAGCGGATGCTCGGCGTCGTCGAGAACCCGCGCACCGGGCCCAAGGACGACCTGTTGCTGCAGGTCGCACGGGACCGTGGTGTGGCCGACACCTTCCACAAGACCCAGGTCGGCGTCTTCTTCAACGAGGGCCACGAGGGCGCGGAGGTCGAGGACCCGTACTTCGGTGGCGCCGGTCCCCGCCGCTCCGGCTGCATCCACTGTTCGGAGTGCTTCACCGGCTGCAAGCACAACGCCAAGAACACCACGGACAAGAACTACCTCTACCTGGCCGAGCAGAACGGCGCCGAGGTGCACCCCCTCACCACGGTGACCTCGGTTCGCAAGGACGGTGACGGCTACGTCGTCGAGACCGAGCGGTCCAACGGCAAGCTCCGCAAGGGGCGTCGTACCTTCACCGCCCAGCAGGTCGTCTTCGCAGCGGCGGCGCTCGGTACCCAGAAACTGCTCCACCAGCTGCGCGACGACGGCACCCTGCCCGAGTTGTCGCCGCGCCTGGGCGAGCTGACCCGCAGCAACTCCGAGGCGATCATCGGCGTGCAGAGCCAGAGCCGGCACGACTTCGCGCAGGGGGTGGCGATCACGTCGTCGATCCACCCCGAGGAGCAGACGCACGTCGAGGTCTGCACCTACGGCAAGGGCCAGAACTCGCTGTTCGCCCAGACCGTCCCGATGGTCGACGGCGGCGCCTTCCGCTTCCTGCGCTTCCTGCTGACCGTCGTCCTGCACCCGGTGGTCATGCTGCGCTCGATGGACCTGCGACGGGCCTCCGAGCGGTCGGTGATCCTGCTGGTCATGCAGTCGCTCGACAACTCGCTCACGTCGTTCCTCAAGGGCGGTCGGTTGACGACGAAGCAGGGAAGCGGCGAGCCGAACCCGGACTGGATCCCGCTGGCGCACGAGATAGCTCGTGAGTACGCCGCCAAGGCGGATGCCGATCCCGGCAACATCGCCGCCGACATCTTCAACATCCCGGCGACGGCGCACTACATCGGTGGCTGCACCATCGGCGACTCGTCGACAACCGGAGTCATCGACCCCTACCAGCGGGTCTATGGCTACCCCGGCCTCCACATCGCCGACGGCAGCGCCATCACCGCCAACCTCGGTGTGAACCCGTCGCTCACCATCACCGCCCAGGCCGAGCGGGCCATGGCGTTCTGGCCGAACAAGGGCGAGCAGGATGCGCGGCCTGCGCTCGGGGCGGCGTACCAGCGGATTGCGGCGGTGTCCCCGAAGGCACCCGTCGTTCCCGCCACCGCACCCGGTGCGCTGCGGGTGTCGGCATGA
- a CDS encoding ABC transporter ATP-binding protein, which produces MTVPTTETPVVERAPARLAARSLALGYDDRTVVRDLDLDILDGRVTAIVGANACGKSTLLRGLARLLRPRGGEVLLDGTPILTQGSREVARILGLLPQTPVAPDGITVGDLVSRGRHPHQGWFRHWSAQDDDAVAAALDATDTASLIARPLHELSGGQRQRVWVAMALAQETDLLLLDEPTTFLDIAHQVDLLRLLRTLNRETGRTIVTVLHDLNLACRYSDHLVVMCDGEVLAEGAPGEVVTAALVERAFGLGCVVVPDPVAGTPMIVPSGD; this is translated from the coding sequence ATGACCGTGCCCACCACCGAGACCCCTGTCGTCGAACGTGCCCCTGCCCGCCTCGCGGCCCGCAGCCTCGCCCTCGGGTACGACGACAGGACCGTCGTACGCGACCTCGACCTCGACATCCTGGATGGCCGGGTCACCGCGATCGTGGGCGCCAACGCGTGCGGCAAGTCGACCCTGCTGCGCGGACTCGCGCGCCTGTTGCGTCCGCGGGGCGGCGAAGTGCTGCTCGACGGCACCCCGATCCTCACCCAGGGTTCGCGCGAGGTCGCCCGGATCCTCGGGCTGCTCCCCCAGACCCCCGTCGCGCCCGACGGCATCACCGTCGGGGACCTCGTGTCGCGGGGCCGGCACCCGCACCAGGGCTGGTTCCGTCACTGGTCCGCCCAGGACGACGACGCCGTGGCCGCTGCCCTCGACGCGACCGACACGGCCTCGCTGATCGCCCGTCCCCTCCACGAGCTCTCGGGCGGCCAACGCCAGCGGGTGTGGGTCGCGATGGCCCTGGCCCAGGAAACCGACCTGTTGTTGCTCGACGAGCCGACGACCTTCCTCGACATCGCGCACCAGGTCGACCTGCTCCGCCTCCTGCGCACGCTCAACCGCGAGACCGGCCGCACGATCGTGACCGTGCTGCACGACCTCAACCTCGCTTGTCGCTACAGCGACCACCTCGTGGTGATGTGCGACGGCGAGGTCCTGGCCGAAGGCGCCCCCGGCGAGGTCGTCACCGCCGCGCTCGTCGAGCGGGCCTTCGGACTGGGTTGTGTCGTCGTACCCGACCCCGTTGCGGGGACCCCGATGATCGTGCCCTCCGGGGACTGA
- a CDS encoding DNA topoisomerase IV subunit B yields MADNTYNAAHLLVLEGLEAVRKRPGMYIGSTDTRGLMHCLWEIIDNGVDEALAGAAHKVEITLLPDGSVEVYDDGRGIPTDKEPKSGLTGVELVATKLHAGGKFGGSSYAATGGLHGVGLSVVNALSSRMDIDVDRSPATQGMSFQRGGPGTFAGDGPDAPFTPATGLTRKGGRVAKGKSGTRVRFWPDRQIFTRDAKFELDGLIGRARQTSFIVPGLELVIRDQRSVDASEWTEEKFRHDGGIAEFCDFLATGDPVTDVLRLQGSDTFTETVPMLDDKGHMTPQDVERELSVDVAVRWGTGYETELRSFVNVIATPKGGTHVSGFEAGLTTTFNDAMRATKALKVNDDNVVKDDILEGMTSIVTVRLAEPQFEGQTKEILGTPAAKAVVRKVVSQQLKEFLTSTKRVEKAQAKLLMEKVVGASKTRIAARQHKETQRRKNALESSSLPSKLADCRANDNERTELFIVEGDSALGTAKLARNAEFQALLPIRGKILNVQKASVGDMLKNTECASIIQVVGAGSGRTFDLEARRYGRIIFMADADSDGAHIRCLLATLFFKYMPELVAEGRVYTAVPPLHRIEISNPRKGQEKYVYTFSDPELQRKLAELKKKNIRWKDPVQRYKGLGEMDADQLAETTMDPRRRTLRRLTVDDAAVSAEVFELLMGSDVAPRKEFIVQGAYEVDMESLDA; encoded by the coding sequence ATCGCCGACAACACCTACAACGCAGCGCATCTGCTGGTCCTCGAGGGCCTCGAGGCGGTGCGGAAGCGTCCGGGGATGTACATCGGCTCCACCGACACCCGTGGGTTGATGCACTGCCTCTGGGAGATCATCGACAACGGCGTTGACGAGGCGCTCGCAGGCGCGGCCCACAAGGTCGAGATCACGCTGCTCCCCGACGGCTCCGTCGAGGTGTACGACGACGGGCGCGGTATCCCGACGGACAAGGAGCCCAAGAGCGGGCTGACCGGTGTCGAACTCGTCGCGACGAAGCTCCACGCGGGCGGCAAGTTCGGCGGGTCGTCGTACGCCGCCACGGGTGGACTGCACGGTGTCGGCCTGTCCGTGGTCAATGCGCTGTCGAGCCGGATGGACATCGACGTCGACCGTTCCCCGGCCACCCAGGGAATGAGCTTCCAGCGCGGTGGTCCCGGAACCTTCGCCGGCGACGGCCCGGACGCGCCGTTCACGCCGGCGACCGGCCTGACCCGCAAGGGCGGTCGCGTCGCGAAGGGCAAGTCGGGCACCCGGGTGCGGTTCTGGCCGGACCGCCAGATCTTCACCCGCGACGCCAAGTTCGAGCTCGACGGCCTGATCGGGCGCGCCCGGCAGACCTCGTTCATCGTGCCCGGCCTGGAGTTGGTGATCCGTGACCAGCGCTCGGTCGACGCTTCGGAGTGGACCGAGGAGAAGTTCCGCCACGACGGCGGCATCGCCGAGTTCTGCGACTTCCTGGCCACGGGTGATCCGGTCACCGACGTACTCCGCCTCCAGGGCAGCGACACCTTCACCGAGACGGTGCCGATGCTCGACGACAAGGGTCACATGACGCCTCAGGACGTCGAGCGGGAGCTGAGCGTCGACGTCGCGGTGAGGTGGGGCACGGGCTACGAGACCGAACTGCGCTCCTTCGTCAACGTGATCGCCACGCCCAAGGGCGGAACGCACGTCTCCGGGTTCGAAGCGGGACTGACGACGACCTTCAATGACGCCATGCGCGCCACCAAGGCGCTCAAGGTCAACGATGACAACGTGGTCAAGGACGACATCCTCGAGGGGATGACCTCGATCGTGACGGTCCGCCTGGCCGAGCCCCAGTTCGAGGGCCAGACCAAGGAGATCCTCGGCACCCCCGCTGCCAAGGCCGTCGTCCGCAAGGTGGTGTCGCAGCAGCTCAAGGAGTTCCTGACCTCCACCAAGCGTGTCGAAAAGGCCCAGGCCAAGCTCCTCATGGAGAAGGTCGTCGGCGCCTCGAAGACCCGGATCGCCGCCCGTCAGCACAAGGAGACCCAGCGCCGGAAGAACGCGCTCGAGTCGTCCTCGCTTCCGTCGAAGCTGGCCGATTGCCGCGCCAACGACAACGAACGCACCGAGCTCTTCATTGTCGAGGGTGACTCCGCCCTCGGTACGGCGAAGCTGGCCCGCAACGCGGAGTTCCAGGCGCTGCTGCCGATCCGGGGCAAGATCCTCAACGTCCAGAAGGCCTCGGTCGGCGACATGCTGAAGAACACCGAGTGCGCCTCGATCATCCAGGTGGTCGGCGCCGGCTCGGGTCGCACCTTCGACCTCGAGGCTCGTCGTTATGGCCGGATCATCTTCATGGCCGACGCTGATTCCGACGGCGCCCACATCCGGTGCCTGCTGGCGACCCTGTTCTTCAAGTACATGCCTGAGCTGGTCGCCGAGGGCCGGGTCTACACCGCCGTGCCCCCGCTGCACCGGATCGAGATCTCCAACCCGCGCAAGGGCCAGGAGAAGTACGTCTACACCTTCTCCGACCCCGAGTTGCAGCGAAAGCTCGCCGAGCTCAAGAAGAAGAACATTCGCTGGAAGGACCCGGTCCAGCGCTACAAGGGTCTCGGCGAGATGGACGCCGACCAGTTGGCCGAGACGACGATGGATCCCCGTCGTCGTACCCTCCGCCGGCTGACCGTCGACGACGCCGCCGTCTCGGCCGAGGTGTTCGAGTTGCTGATGGGTAGCGACGTGGCTCCGCGCAAGGAGTTCATCGTCCAGGGAGCGTACGAGGTCGACATGGAATCGCTCGACGCGTGA
- a CDS encoding iron ABC transporter permease: protein MTDQAVATATVAPGAVRRTRRPGALVAGLLVLGALLLVTGFLSVTQGSRSIGLSEVIDALRHFTTATTDDMVTIELRVPRTILGVLVGAALGLSGAVLQGLTRNALADPSIMGIEAGAALAVVAGITVLGVSGIQLHVVLAFFGALAATALVYAVGSLGREGATPVKMALAGAAITAGLMAVTTGLLLTDLQAQQEYRFWQVGSLAGRYAPIVTGVAPVLILGLVVGVFCGRPLNALALGDDAARGLGVSLMRTRIGLFTVVAVLCGAATAACGPIVFVGLVVPHVARAICGPDYRWILPYSLLLGPLLLLGADILGRVIGGDGELQVGIVLGMLGAPFFILLVRYSRLAEL from the coding sequence GTGACTGATCAGGCGGTAGCCACCGCGACCGTGGCGCCGGGTGCGGTTCGTCGCACCCGGCGTCCCGGCGCGCTCGTCGCCGGACTCCTCGTGCTCGGCGCACTGCTCCTGGTGACCGGCTTCCTCAGCGTCACCCAGGGCTCACGATCCATCGGTCTCTCCGAGGTCATCGACGCCCTGCGCCACTTCACCACGGCGACCACCGACGACATGGTGACGATCGAGTTGCGGGTACCACGCACGATTCTGGGCGTTCTCGTCGGCGCCGCCCTCGGTCTCTCCGGAGCAGTCCTCCAGGGCCTGACCCGCAACGCCCTGGCCGATCCGTCGATCATGGGCATCGAGGCCGGCGCCGCCCTGGCCGTCGTTGCCGGGATCACCGTGCTCGGAGTGAGCGGCATCCAGCTCCACGTCGTGCTCGCCTTCTTCGGCGCCCTCGCCGCCACGGCCCTCGTGTACGCCGTCGGCTCGCTCGGCCGCGAAGGCGCGACCCCCGTCAAGATGGCGCTCGCCGGCGCCGCCATCACCGCGGGACTGATGGCCGTCACGACCGGCCTGCTGCTGACCGACCTGCAGGCGCAGCAGGAGTACCGCTTCTGGCAGGTCGGCTCCCTGGCCGGCCGCTACGCGCCGATCGTCACCGGCGTCGCACCCGTCCTCATCCTCGGACTCGTCGTCGGGGTGTTCTGCGGCCGCCCACTCAATGCCCTCGCCCTTGGTGACGACGCCGCCCGCGGGCTCGGAGTCTCCCTGATGCGCACGCGGATCGGCCTGTTCACGGTGGTGGCCGTCCTCTGCGGTGCCGCGACCGCTGCCTGTGGCCCGATTGTGTTCGTCGGCCTCGTCGTGCCCCACGTCGCCCGGGCGATCTGCGGCCCGGACTACCGCTGGATCCTGCCGTACTCGCTGCTGCTCGGTCCGCTGCTCCTCCTCGGCGCCGACATCCTCGGCCGCGTGATCGGCGGCGACGGTGAACTCCAGGTCGGCATCGTGCTCGGCATGCTCGGCGCCCCGTTCTTCATCCTGCTCGTGCGCTACAGCCGCCTGGCGGAGCTGTGA
- a CDS encoding RNA polymerase sigma factor — protein MFVSSNHRSVPPVVLTHPSIVALIERGAPSGSVAAEDVRQACAAADVAPAHLKGLMGHLSGLGIAVELGSPVEQRAVAATARKTAATTATTAKKAPAKKAAVAPVAAAAPVAAPAKKATAKKAAANRAAAAEVVAPAVGPDGKKILPDIPDDQFEADVKTDPTIKADEEEATATSSFVVSSADDTDEPPQQVMVAGATADPVKDYLKQIGKVPLLNAEMEVELAKRIEAGLFSEEKLGKGGKISPKMTEELEWISEDGRRAKNHLLEANLRLVVSLAKRYTGRGMLFLDLIQEGNLGLIRAVEKFDYTKGYKFSTYATWWIRQAITRAMADQARTIRIPVHMVEVINKLARVQRQMLQDLGREPTPEELAKELDMTPEKVVEVQKYGREPISLHTPLGEDGDSEFGDLIEDSEAIVPADAVSFTLLQEQLHAVLDTLSEREAGVVSMRFGLTDGQPKTLDEIGKVYGVTRERIRQIESKTMSKLRHPSRSQVLRDYLD, from the coding sequence GTGTTCGTGTCTTCGAACCATCGTTCGGTCCCGCCCGTCGTGCTCACGCACCCGTCGATCGTCGCGCTGATTGAGCGTGGCGCGCCGTCGGGGAGTGTCGCCGCGGAGGACGTCCGTCAGGCCTGTGCTGCTGCTGACGTCGCACCTGCCCACCTGAAGGGCCTGATGGGCCACCTGTCGGGCCTCGGCATCGCGGTGGAGCTCGGCTCGCCCGTCGAGCAGCGCGCGGTGGCTGCCACTGCCCGCAAGACGGCCGCGACCACAGCTACCACTGCCAAGAAGGCGCCGGCCAAGAAGGCAGCTGTTGCGCCCGTCGCTGCCGCGGCTCCGGTTGCTGCGCCTGCCAAGAAGGCCACGGCCAAGAAGGCGGCCGCGAACAGGGCTGCTGCCGCCGAGGTCGTCGCTCCCGCGGTCGGCCCGGACGGCAAGAAGATCCTTCCTGACATCCCCGACGACCAGTTCGAGGCGGACGTCAAGACCGACCCGACCATCAAGGCCGACGAGGAAGAGGCCACGGCCACGTCCTCGTTCGTCGTGTCGTCGGCCGACGACACCGACGAGCCTCCCCAGCAGGTCATGGTCGCCGGCGCGACCGCCGACCCGGTCAAGGACTACCTGAAGCAGATCGGCAAGGTCCCTCTCCTCAACGCGGAGATGGAGGTCGAGCTCGCCAAGCGCATCGAGGCCGGTCTCTTCTCCGAGGAGAAGCTCGGCAAGGGCGGCAAGATCAGCCCGAAGATGACCGAAGAGCTCGAGTGGATCTCCGAGGACGGCCGCCGCGCCAAGAACCACCTCCTCGAGGCCAACCTGCGTCTCGTCGTCTCGCTGGCCAAGCGCTACACCGGCCGCGGCATGCTGTTCCTGGACCTGATCCAGGAGGGCAACCTCGGTCTGATCCGCGCGGTCGAGAAGTTCGATTACACCAAGGGCTACAAGTTCTCGACGTACGCCACGTGGTGGATCCGTCAGGCGATCACCCGCGCCATGGCCGACCAGGCCCGCACCATCCGGATCCCGGTCCACATGGTCGAGGTCATCAACAAGCTCGCCCGCGTCCAGCGCCAAATGCTGCAGGACCTCGGTCGCGAGCCCACTCCGGAAGAGCTCGCCAAGGAGCTCGACATGACCCCGGAGAAGGTCGTCGAAGTCCAGAAGTACGGCCGTGAGCCGATCTCGCTGCACACCCCCCTGGGTGAGGACGGCGACTCGGAGTTCGGTGACCTGATCGAGGACTCCGAGGCGATCGTCCCGGCTGACGCGGTGTCGTTCACGCTGCTCCAGGAGCAGCTGCACGCCGTCCTCGACACGCTCTCCGAGCGTGAAGCAGGCGTCGTGTCGATGCGCTTCGGCCTGACCGACGGCCAGCCGAAGACGCTGGACGAGATCGGCAAGGTCTACGGCGTGACCCGTGAGCGGATCCGTCAGATCGAGTCGAAGACGATGTCGAAGTTGCGTCACCCGTCGCGCTCGCAGGTCCTGCGCGACTACCTCGACTGA
- a CDS encoding ABC transporter substrate-binding protein has translation MKRTLALALATVLTLGTAACSSDIADKSDAKDSSKVPDGPWEFTDGSGEVVKLDKTPTRIIAHGAEAAALMAYGIKPVGIYADEPVTTDPNLKDLDLTGIAILGEEWGSIDVAKASTLTPDLIVADWWPAEKAHSGFEDGVKAKSKKLAELAPVVGAAQGDSILDLAEGYEDLAESLGADIENSQGNKDKAAFEKSRDAFIAAMKDKDFTALAVSPASDLLYVANPEFAPELLDFDRWGLDIVEPDSPDKGFPYWENLSWEKADKYQPDVLMFDSRSFTTDSKTVKDQPTWNSIRAAKAGQIVEWPGFWLHTYGHYAVALDKLTEELSGLDDSIGD, from the coding sequence GTGAAGAGAACTCTGGCCCTTGCGCTCGCGACCGTGCTCACGCTCGGCACCGCGGCCTGCAGCTCCGACATTGCCGACAAGTCCGACGCCAAGGACTCCTCGAAGGTCCCTGACGGGCCGTGGGAGTTCACCGACGGCTCCGGCGAGGTCGTCAAGCTCGACAAGACGCCGACCCGGATCATCGCCCACGGCGCCGAAGCCGCCGCCCTGATGGCGTACGGCATCAAGCCGGTCGGCATCTACGCCGACGAGCCGGTCACGACCGACCCGAACCTCAAGGACCTGGACCTGACCGGCATCGCGATCCTCGGCGAGGAGTGGGGCTCGATCGACGTCGCCAAGGCATCGACCCTGACCCCCGACCTGATCGTCGCCGACTGGTGGCCCGCCGAGAAGGCCCACTCGGGCTTCGAGGACGGCGTGAAGGCCAAGAGCAAGAAGCTCGCGGAGCTCGCGCCCGTCGTCGGCGCAGCCCAGGGCGACTCGATCCTCGACCTCGCCGAGGGCTACGAAGACCTGGCCGAGAGCCTGGGAGCGGACATCGAGAACTCCCAGGGCAACAAGGACAAGGCGGCCTTCGAGAAGTCGCGCGACGCGTTCATCGCGGCGATGAAGGACAAGGACTTCACCGCGCTCGCCGTCTCCCCCGCCAGCGACCTGCTCTACGTCGCCAACCCGGAGTTCGCACCCGAACTCCTCGACTTCGACCGCTGGGGCCTGGACATCGTCGAGCCCGACTCCCCCGACAAGGGCTTCCCGTACTGGGAGAACCTGAGCTGGGAGAAGGCCGACAAGTACCAGCCCGACGTGCTGATGTTCGACAGCCGCAGCTTCACGACCGACTCGAAGACGGTCAAGGACCAGCCCACGTGGAACTCCATCCGCGCGGCGAAGGCCGGTCAGATCGTCGAGTGGCCCGGCTTCTGGCTGCACACCTACGGCCACTACGCCGTTGCGCTCGACAAGCTCACCGAAGAGCTGTCCGGCCTCGATGACTCCATCGGTGACTGA
- a CDS encoding iron chelate uptake ABC transporter family permease subunit, giving the protein MSTATGTTSSTTTSAAPLSATHAAIVVRRHRRMRRRRAIVVPAALLGVALVLGLLTLCFGSVRLSFGQVLGSLLGTGDNAAVDFIVQDLAVPQVKAAIGVGLALGAAGTIFQQLLRNPLASPDFVGISAGASVFAVAGLAVPALAGLSIPVLALVGALVFAIAMYLLAWRDGVSGYRFILIGIGMSAFATSITGYLLTRTSLTEAREALHWLTGSIGQAGDAENNVLLVVLLLLAPTVPVLQRMLRNVELGDDTARGLGTRLEPTRLALLGVGVLLTALATAVAGPIAFVALVAGPVADRLLGPARGGIVAAGAVGAILCLVADYVAVQVLPVEMPTGVVTGAVGAPYLLWLLATTNRRGVGG; this is encoded by the coding sequence GTGAGTACGGCGACGGGCACGACGTCGAGCACGACGACGAGTGCAGCGCCCCTTTCGGCGACACACGCCGCGATCGTCGTACGACGGCACCGGCGGATGCGGCGTCGGCGAGCGATCGTCGTACCGGCGGCGCTGCTCGGTGTCGCGCTGGTGCTGGGCCTGCTGACCCTGTGCTTCGGCTCGGTCCGGTTGAGCTTCGGGCAGGTGCTGGGCTCGCTCCTCGGCACCGGCGACAACGCCGCGGTCGACTTCATCGTCCAGGACCTGGCCGTACCGCAGGTGAAGGCGGCGATCGGTGTCGGCCTCGCCCTCGGCGCCGCCGGCACGATCTTCCAGCAACTGCTGCGCAATCCCCTGGCCTCACCGGACTTCGTCGGGATCTCGGCGGGCGCCAGCGTGTTCGCGGTGGCCGGCCTCGCGGTCCCCGCGCTTGCCGGCCTGAGCATCCCGGTCCTCGCGCTCGTCGGCGCCCTGGTCTTCGCGATCGCGATGTACCTGCTTGCCTGGCGCGATGGCGTCTCGGGCTACCGGTTCATCCTGATCGGCATCGGGATGTCGGCCTTCGCCACCAGCATCACCGGGTACCTGCTGACCCGGACCTCGCTCACCGAAGCGCGCGAAGCCCTGCACTGGCTGACCGGATCGATCGGCCAGGCGGGCGACGCCGAGAACAACGTGCTGCTGGTGGTCCTGCTCCTGCTCGCGCCGACCGTGCCCGTCCTGCAGCGGATGCTGCGCAACGTCGAACTCGGCGACGACACCGCCCGTGGGCTCGGGACCCGTCTCGAGCCCACGCGGCTGGCCCTGCTCGGCGTCGGCGTCCTGCTCACCGCGCTGGCCACCGCCGTCGCCGGACCCATCGCGTTCGTCGCCCTGGTGGCAGGCCCGGTCGCCGACCGACTGCTCGGCCCGGCGCGCGGCGGCATCGTGGCCGCCGGAGCGGTCGGCGCGATCCTGTGCCTGGTCGCCGACTACGTCGCCGTCCAGGTCCTTCCCGTCGAGATGCCGACCGGTGTCGTCACCGGAGCCGTCGGGGCGCCGTACCTCCTGTGGCTGCTGGCCACCACCAACCGGAGAGGAGTGGGCGGATGA
- a CDS encoding thermonuclease family protein, translating to MRLPLLRLFLITTVAAGTLTAGLTHHGSAEPLAAVTHDFAVPAATPAATAVAAVRPVQPVRPDARVLRVQDGDTVVVRLRNGAVRYVRILGIDTPETILGAHECGGATASKRMKALLPRGTGIVMRADPHQPRVDRYDRLLRYVRRSSDRLDVAQDQLSRGLAEVYVYRNGRFTKRAAYERVEQAAQQAHVGIWTWC from the coding sequence GTGAGACTCCCTCTGCTCCGACTGTTCCTGATCACCACCGTCGCCGCCGGCACCCTCACTGCAGGCCTGACGCACCACGGATCCGCCGAACCGCTCGCGGCCGTGACCCACGACTTCGCCGTCCCGGCAGCGACGCCGGCTGCCACTGCGGTGGCGGCCGTCCGGCCGGTCCAGCCGGTCCGACCGGATGCGCGGGTGCTCCGGGTCCAGGACGGCGACACCGTCGTCGTGCGACTGCGCAACGGTGCCGTCCGCTACGTCCGCATCCTCGGGATCGACACCCCGGAGACCATCCTGGGGGCACACGAATGTGGTGGTGCCACGGCATCGAAGCGCATGAAGGCCCTGCTGCCGCGCGGCACCGGCATCGTGATGCGGGCCGACCCCCACCAGCCTCGTGTCGACCGCTACGACCGGCTGTTGCGCTACGTCCGCAGGTCCTCCGACCGGCTGGACGTCGCGCAGGACCAGTTGAGCCGCGGGCTCGCGGAGGTCTACGTCTATCGCAACGGCCGGTTCACGAAGCGGGCTGCCTACGAGCGTGTGGAGCAGGCCGCGCAGCAGGCGCACGTCGGGATCTGGACCTGGTGCTGA